The nucleotide window CCGCTGGTCCTTGGTGAAGAGCATTACTTCACCGCCCGCGAGGTCCAGCAGGTGCTTCAGAAGTACAAGGAGCTCCAGGACATCATCGCCATTCTGGGTATGGACGAGCTCTCCGACGAGGACAAGCTGATCGTGTCTCGCGCACGCAAGACCCAGCGTTTCCTGTCTCAGCCGTTCCACGTGGCGGAGGCCTTCACGGGCCGTCCCGGCAAGTACGTCAAGCTGGAGGACACCATCCGCTCCTTCCGCGACATCATTGACGGCAAGTACGACGACCTGCCCGAGCAGGCCTTCTACATGTGCGGCGGCATCGAAGAGGCGGTCGAAAACGCCAAGAACAACTAGAAGAGGTGGTCATGGCTAATACCATCCTTCTGGAAATCGTCACGCCCGATCGGAAAGTGCTGTCCGAGGACGTGGAATATGTGGGAGCGCCCGGTGCTCTCGGCGAGTTCGGCGTATTGCCGAACCACATTCCCTTCCTCTCCGCTCTGGGCATCGGCAACCTGTACTACAAGATCGGCGGCAAGACGTTCTACGTCTTCGTGGCCGGCGGGTTCGCCGAAGTGAGCGGGACCAAGATGACGGTGCTGGCCGAAGTCGCGGAATTGGCGTCCGAGATCGACATCGATCGCGCCCGCAAGGCCCGCGAACGCGCTGAGCAGCGCT belongs to Paucidesulfovibrio longus DSM 6739 and includes:
- a CDS encoding F0F1 ATP synthase subunit epsilon; protein product: MANTILLEIVTPDRKVLSEDVEYVGAPGALGEFGVLPNHIPFLSALGIGNLYYKIGGKTFYVFVAGGFAEVSGTKMTVLAEVAELASEIDIDRARKARERAEQRSAKAKENVDWARNQAALRRAVARMSCRESGSRSGTC